One segment of Bacteroidales bacterium DNA contains the following:
- a CDS encoding efflux RND transporter periplasmic adaptor subunit yields the protein MRNIFLLIVSIALITGCKHPRTDESVIRPAMKVKIETVEETTTSSILSYVGAVEEISSIALSFAIPGMIEKIFVAEGTYVSRGQLLARLDPASAQSMFEAAEATLKQARDGYTRLKSVHNEGSLPEIQMVEIETKLQQAQSSYEIAKNNLENCSLYAPVPGVIGEKMAEAGEYAVVGKAILSILDISSVKVNFSVPENEIASIPAVCQSTITVSALGNQSFEGKKIEKSVSAHPVSHTYPAHIVLLNPQKELLPGMVCRVELHPDRDVQQSIVIPIAVIQSMADGQKFVWCDRGGVASRVMVTTGTVRGNGIEVTSGLSAGDRIVTEGYQKISEGDKIIGQ from the coding sequence ATGAGAAATATCTTCCTTCTTATTGTGTCCATTGCCCTGATCACAGGGTGTAAACATCCCCGAACGGATGAATCTGTGATCAGACCGGCAATGAAAGTCAAGATTGAAACAGTCGAAGAAACAACTACCAGCAGCATACTGAGCTATGTGGGAGCTGTTGAAGAAATATCCTCCATTGCGCTCAGTTTTGCAATCCCGGGCATGATCGAGAAAATTTTTGTTGCCGAAGGAACTTACGTTTCCCGCGGACAGTTGCTTGCCAGGCTTGATCCTGCTTCGGCGCAGAGCATGTTCGAAGCGGCAGAAGCTACGCTGAAGCAGGCCCGTGACGGATACACCCGGCTTAAATCGGTGCATAACGAGGGAAGTTTGCCCGAGATACAGATGGTTGAAATCGAAACTAAACTGCAGCAGGCTCAATCATCCTATGAAATCGCAAAAAATAATCTCGAAAATTGTTCCCTGTATGCTCCTGTTCCCGGTGTGATCGGGGAAAAAATGGCCGAAGCCGGAGAGTATGCAGTGGTTGGAAAGGCTATTCTTTCGATACTGGACATCAGCTCGGTCAAAGTCAATTTTTCCGTGCCGGAGAACGAAATCGCATCCATTCCGGCCGTCTGTCAATCAACAATCACGGTGTCAGCTCTTGGCAATCAATCATTTGAAGGAAAGAAGATAGAAAAAAGTGTTTCGGCCCATCCGGTCTCACATACGTATCCCGCACATATCGTTCTGCTCAATCCTCAGAAGGAGCTGTTACCCGGGATGGTTTGCCGTGTTGAACTTCACCCTGATCGTGATGTGCAGCAGAGCATCGTGATACCCATTGCAGTCATCCAGTCAATGGCCGACGGTCAAAAATTCGTATGGTGCGACAGGGGAGGAGTTGCCAGCCGCGTCATGGTCACCACCGGTACCGTCAGGGGAAACGGGATTGAGGTCACCAGCGGATTGTCAGCCGGGGACCGGATCGTGACAGAGGGTTATCAAAAGATCAGCGAAGGAGATAAAATCATTGGACAATGA
- a CDS encoding TetR/AcrR family transcriptional regulator, whose product MTETKEIIIDHAYRLFLNNSYEAVSIQDISKSVGLTKGALYHHFLNKEELFKAVIDKYLKLVGLIQVKEDITLKEYVQAIIDYVSRILKTICIDDQPFIPVNFLSLLIDALRHYPGYMDEQRHFYALGTDHLKTILDKAVKNGEIRADIDTSLTALNLTSIAIGVAASLFREHSPSDTLQLFKYQMIEFYNTLKKINRNDHDL is encoded by the coding sequence ATGACTGAAACCAAAGAAATCATCATTGACCATGCTTACCGGCTTTTTCTGAACAATAGCTATGAAGCCGTTTCGATCCAGGATATCAGCAAATCGGTGGGGCTGACCAAAGGAGCTCTCTATCATCATTTTTTGAACAAGGAGGAGTTGTTCAAGGCCGTTATCGACAAGTACCTGAAACTGGTGGGCCTGATCCAGGTGAAAGAGGATATTACGCTGAAGGAATATGTTCAGGCCATCATTGACTATGTCAGCAGGATCCTGAAAACGATCTGCATCGACGACCAGCCGTTTATCCCGGTTAATTTTCTATCGCTCCTGATCGATGCCCTGAGGCACTACCCGGGTTATATGGATGAGCAAAGGCATTTTTATGCGTTAGGGACCGACCATCTGAAAACCATCCTCGATAAAGCAGTTAAAAACGGTGAAATACGGGCGGATATTGACACATCCCTGACGGCGCTGAACCTAACCTCTATTGCGATCGGCGTCGCTGCCAGCCTTTTCAGGGAACATTCACCCTCGGATACTCTGCAACTATTTAAATATCAAATGATTGAATTTTATAATACTCTAAAAAAAATAAACAGGAACGACCATGATCTTTAG
- a CDS encoding ATP-binding protein, producing the protein MCAKILSSGKVVILFGARQTGKTTLCNQVIEKLGLRTFMVNADQAKYLAVFSGKDLDRMLSLTEGYEMLFIDEAHRIPDIGLNIKILHDEVPGLKILLTGSSSFELSQKVTEPLTGRKHVYQLYPVATCELSSYMNAFEINETLEDTLIYGSYPEVFTAKNHQDKTEILEEITNSYLFKDVLETTTIRYRFLLRDLLKLIAFQIGSEVSLHELSKSLGISRETVENYLRLMEESFIIYRLSGFSRNLRKEISKLDKFYFYDLGIRNCLINNLNPLDTRNDHGQLWENFIITERLKYISYKKMKSSAYFWRTYTGAELDYVEEREGKLFGYEIKYKKDKARIPNAWKETYGGEYQLINKSNYLSFMT; encoded by the coding sequence ATGTGCGCAAAGATTCTTTCTTCAGGTAAGGTAGTCATTCTGTTCGGTGCACGTCAGACAGGAAAAACAACCCTGTGCAACCAGGTGATCGAAAAACTTGGATTGAGGACATTTATGGTGAATGCAGACCAGGCAAAATACCTCGCTGTCTTTTCAGGTAAGGATCTTGACAGGATGCTATCGCTGACCGAAGGTTACGAGATGCTCTTTATTGATGAAGCGCATCGGATCCCTGATATTGGTTTGAACATTAAGATTCTGCACGATGAGGTGCCTGGTTTGAAAATATTGCTGACAGGTTCATCATCCTTTGAACTGAGCCAAAAGGTCACAGAACCACTGACTGGCAGAAAACACGTGTACCAACTGTACCCGGTTGCAACCTGTGAATTGTCATCGTACATGAATGCATTCGAAATCAATGAAACTCTTGAAGACACGCTCATATATGGAAGTTATCCTGAAGTTTTCACAGCAAAAAACCATCAGGACAAAACGGAGATTCTTGAAGAAATCACTAATTCCTACCTTTTTAAGGATGTTCTTGAAACAACTACCATTCGGTATCGTTTCCTTTTGAGGGATCTGTTAAAGCTGATTGCCTTTCAGATTGGATCAGAAGTATCGCTTCACGAGTTGAGTAAATCATTGGGCATCAGTCGCGAGACGGTGGAAAATTACCTGCGTTTAATGGAGGAATCCTTCATCATTTATCGTTTATCGGGATTCAGTAGAAATCTCAGAAAAGAGATCTCTAAACTGGACAAATTCTACTTTTACGACCTGGGTATTCGTAATTGCCTGATCAATAACCTGAATCCACTGGATACCCGTAATGATCACGGTCAACTATGGGAAAATTTCATCATCACGGAAAGACTAAAATACATATCCTACAAAAAAATGAAATCGTCGGCCTATTTCTGGAGAACCTATACCGGTGCAGAACTTGATTATGTGGAAGAAAGGGAGGGAAAATTATTTGGTTATGAAATCAAATATAAAAAGGACAAGGCCAGGATTCCGAACGCATGGAAGGAAACATATGGTGGGGAATATCAGTTAATAAACAAGAGCAACTATTTATCATTTATGACATAG
- a CDS encoding amino acid permease, with protein sequence MANQRSLIRTLGLGYVIIFVVANIIGSGVYKKIAPMAAELHSSAWILLAWIVAGIITIFGALSNAEVAGLLADTGGDYAYFRKIYNRFFSFLYGWSLFAVIQTATISSLAYVFAQSLNSIIAIPAGIPSLQDFTIGGVFFPFQDLGIKLTAITLILLLTVLNITGLKSGARASKIILWLVFTGLFVIVFFGLGHAEAKPANFPDLGELTGRTVTISSFFTAMLAAFWAYQGWVSVGYIGGEVKNPNQNIPKGIVMGVFVVIFIYLLVNVTYLSLLSIPRLEQIYASSNQIAAVEAVRSFWGTGGVLFISLLILLTTLGCTNASILTGARPYYAMARDRLLFPGFAKLNKSSVPGNSLLLQGIWASVLVLSGSFDQLTDMIIFAVFIFYGATSLGVFILRRRMPDAHRPYKVWGYPVVPAFYILFCIYLFFNTIITRPREAAIGTVLILAGIPVYWLLQRKYSKKE encoded by the coding sequence ATGGCGAACCAAAGGAGTTTGATCAGGACGCTTGGTCTGGGATATGTGATTATTTTTGTTGTTGCAAATATCATTGGATCAGGCGTATATAAAAAGATCGCTCCCATGGCCGCCGAGCTCCACTCTTCGGCGTGGATACTCCTGGCTTGGATCGTCGCTGGGATCATTACCATCTTCGGCGCACTGAGCAATGCTGAAGTTGCCGGATTGCTGGCCGATACAGGCGGAGATTATGCCTACTTCAGAAAAATCTATAATCGCTTCTTTTCCTTCCTCTACGGGTGGTCGCTGTTTGCCGTCATCCAGACGGCCACCATCTCCTCGCTGGCCTATGTCTTTGCCCAGTCGCTGAACAGCATCATTGCCATTCCCGCTGGTATTCCATCCCTGCAGGATTTCACGATAGGAGGCGTATTCTTTCCTTTTCAGGATCTTGGAATAAAACTGACGGCCATTACCCTGATCTTGCTGCTGACAGTCCTGAACATTACGGGTCTGAAAAGTGGCGCGAGGGCAAGCAAGATCATTCTGTGGCTGGTCTTCACCGGCCTGTTTGTGATCGTTTTTTTCGGTTTGGGCCATGCGGAAGCAAAACCGGCCAATTTTCCGGACCTGGGAGAGCTGACCGGCAGAACCGTTACCATCTCCTCATTTTTCACGGCCATGCTGGCTGCTTTCTGGGCCTATCAGGGATGGGTGTCGGTCGGATACATCGGTGGAGAGGTTAAAAATCCCAATCAAAACATCCCCAAAGGAATCGTTATGGGAGTTTTTGTGGTGATCTTCATTTACCTGCTGGTGAATGTAACGTATCTCTCCCTTTTATCCATTCCCCGGCTGGAGCAAATTTATGCATCCAGCAACCAGATAGCGGCTGTTGAAGCGGTCAGAAGTTTCTGGGGAACCGGAGGTGTTTTATTTATTTCCCTGCTGATCCTGTTGACGACCCTGGGATGCACCAATGCAAGCATCCTTACCGGTGCCAGGCCCTATTACGCGATGGCGCGCGACCGGCTTTTGTTTCCCGGTTTCGCAAAACTGAACAAATCCAGTGTACCCGGAAATTCGCTGCTGTTGCAGGGCATATGGGCTTCGGTGCTGGTTCTGTCAGGATCCTTCGACCAGCTGACCGATATGATCATCTTTGCCGTATTTATCTTCTACGGAGCCACCTCCCTGGGGGTGTTCATCTTGCGCCGAAGGATGCCCGATGCCCACCGTCCGTACAAGGTCTGGGGGTACCCGGTCGTTCCGGCTTTTTATATCCTTTTTTGTATCTATTTGTTTTTCAATACGATCATAACCCGGCCACGCGAAGCAGCCATCGGTACGGTCCTGATTTTAGCCGGCATTCCGGTCTACTGGCTACTGCAAAGAAAATACTCTAAGAAAGAATGA
- a CDS encoding ATP-binding protein gives MNRESQNIEWKASWRDEHLKWICGFANAQGGILFIGKDDAGQIGHLPNARKLLQDIPNQVRDLLGLMVDVNLHTERSMDYLEIIVEPYPFPISLRGKYYYRSGSTLQELKGSALTKFLLQQQGKKWDEVPVPNVSITDLKKDTFDFFRKRATKSKRLDPDDLEGTNQELLESLNLFLEEEQMLKRAAVLLFHPKPDKYINGAYIKIGFFESDDDLKFQDEVKGNLIEQAEIALGLLKTKYDRAIISYHAGAREETFTFPEEAVREALLNALAHKDYSSGNPIQISVYTDRIIFWNDGQLPENWTVEKLIQKHPSKPFNPNIANTFFRAGYIECWGRGTIKIINVCKIHKLAPPIFSYEPPDFHIELIKYTDKGLNQMGLKEELRRIVLHIQEHESITNSDVQLLCGVSKATASRYLRELEGLFFEKIGTTGVGTEYVLKGLTKGSKKKQ, from the coding sequence ATGAACAGGGAATCACAAAATATTGAGTGGAAAGCATCCTGGCGTGACGAACACTTAAAATGGATTTGTGGTTTTGCTAATGCCCAGGGAGGCATTCTATTTATAGGCAAGGATGATGCTGGACAGATTGGGCATTTGCCCAATGCCCGAAAACTATTGCAAGACATCCCTAATCAGGTTAGGGATTTATTGGGTTTGATGGTGGATGTGAACCTACACACAGAAAGGAGTATGGATTATCTGGAAATCATAGTAGAACCGTACCCTTTTCCAATCAGTCTACGGGGAAAGTATTATTATAGGTCAGGCAGTACATTACAAGAACTTAAGGGTTCGGCCCTGACAAAATTTTTATTGCAGCAGCAAGGCAAAAAATGGGATGAAGTGCCGGTTCCGAATGTTAGTATTACCGATTTAAAGAAAGATACATTCGACTTTTTCCGAAAAAGGGCGACAAAAAGTAAAAGACTGGACCCTGATGATTTGGAAGGCACCAATCAGGAACTGCTCGAAAGCTTAAATTTATTTCTGGAAGAAGAACAAATGCTCAAACGCGCAGCAGTGTTATTGTTCCATCCAAAGCCCGATAAATACATAAATGGAGCTTATATCAAAATAGGTTTTTTTGAGTCGGATGATGATTTGAAATTCCAGGACGAAGTAAAAGGAAACCTTATAGAGCAAGCAGAAATCGCTTTGGGATTACTTAAAACAAAATACGATAGGGCGATAATTTCTTATCATGCGGGTGCTCGTGAGGAAACATTTACATTCCCTGAAGAAGCGGTAAGAGAGGCATTGTTAAATGCACTGGCTCATAAAGATTACAGTAGTGGGAACCCCATACAGATAAGTGTTTACACGGATAGGATCATTTTTTGGAATGATGGTCAACTGCCCGAGAATTGGACAGTTGAAAAATTAATCCAAAAACATCCATCCAAACCATTCAATCCTAATATTGCCAATACATTTTTCAGGGCGGGTTACATTGAGTGCTGGGGTCGTGGTACCATAAAAATTATCAATGTTTGTAAGATTCACAAATTAGCTCCCCCTATATTTTCTTACGAACCGCCTGATTTTCACATTGAGCTTATTAAATATACTGACAAAGGGCTCAATCAAATGGGATTGAAAGAGGAATTGAGAAGAATTGTACTGCATATCCAGGAGCATGAATCTATTACTAATTCTGATGTCCAATTACTATGTGGAGTAAGTAAAGCCACAGCTTCCCGATATCTGAGAGAACTTGAAGGGCTTTTCTTTGAAAAAATTGGCACGACCGGTGTTGGAACAGAATATGTTCTGAAAGGGCTTACAAAGGGCTCAAAAAAGAAGCAGTAG
- a CDS encoding SH3 domain-containing C40 family peptidase: MERNISKSGQSQINQNNSWALATLSVSNMRALPDDTSELVSQVMMGTPLQVTAYKDKFYRVETPEHYFGWMDAKGLQLLTEQEMGSWKKSDRFFYTRISGFAHDTPGSKDDAVTDLVLGDLFEVESSFRGYLKMKIPDGRTGYVRKADCIPFDDWTCPEPDVRSLLSVARQMMGSPYLWGGTSSKGTDCSGFVKLVYFSSGIILARDSSQQALYGEPVDFSDLNNLQPGDLLFFGSSAQRISHVGIYLGKGDFIHSSGRVQISSILPGDPKHDPSRINIAARRILSSQNTEGITRVKDHPWYTVTL; this comes from the coding sequence GTGGAGAGGAATATCTCAAAAAGCGGGCAGTCGCAAATAAACCAGAACAACTCCTGGGCACTGGCCACATTGTCGGTTTCGAACATGCGTGCCTTACCGGATGATACTTCGGAACTGGTGTCGCAGGTCATGATGGGAACGCCTCTTCAAGTGACAGCGTACAAGGATAAATTCTACCGGGTCGAAACACCCGAGCACTATTTTGGCTGGATGGACGCCAAAGGGTTGCAGCTGCTCACGGAACAGGAGATGGGATCCTGGAAAAAATCGGACCGTTTTTTTTACACCAGGATCTCAGGCTTTGCTCACGATACTCCAGGCAGCAAAGATGACGCAGTCACCGATCTTGTTCTTGGCGATCTGTTTGAAGTTGAATCGTCCTTCAGGGGATATCTTAAGATGAAGATTCCCGACGGACGCACCGGATACGTGCGGAAAGCCGACTGTATCCCGTTTGATGACTGGACCTGCCCGGAGCCGGATGTCAGATCGCTCCTGTCGGTAGCCCGGCAAATGATGGGTTCGCCCTACCTGTGGGGAGGAACCTCCAGTAAGGGGACCGATTGTTCGGGTTTTGTGAAGCTGGTTTATTTTTCCAGTGGGATCATTTTGGCTCGTGATTCATCGCAGCAAGCCCTGTATGGCGAACCGGTTGATTTCAGCGACCTGAACAACCTGCAACCGGGTGATCTGCTCTTTTTTGGATCTTCAGCACAACGGATCAGCCACGTGGGCATTTACCTGGGAAAAGGCGATTTCATCCATTCCTCAGGCAGGGTGCAGATCAGCAGCATCCTACCCGGCGATCCTAAACACGATCCCAGCCGGATAAACATAGCTGCCCGCAGGATCCTGAGTTCGCAGAATACAGAGGGAATCACCAGGGTGAAAGATCATCCGTGGTATACCGTCACGTTATGA